The proteins below come from a single Crossiella sp. CA-258035 genomic window:
- a CDS encoding histidine kinase: protein MSGSRGRVILVAAFAVLSVALAVVCVLSRALAPSDGTLVNQNDFATPDGVVKVLGETRDGPLRVGDVIIAIDGRDTSEGARQPGGPAFREGQTLDYEVLRGRERLTIPVTLTQYPLLGQLIHNWPNLLVLFLLFGAAVYLFARRPRDPAARAAVVASSIAMITLAGSGYFGIEALDLIAGEQFYRWYGGQIFWVLLWGGMLHFALAYPEVTTKTRYGLLLALGYGGGLVLYGATVAIGLPMTDNPVEALNVWASPIRTVLFVYPLLVFGVLVHKYRASKSHLTRMRLRWLAASLGLATVLYALLWGLPVALFGEEIFAYQYHVLVFLPVPLTVAMAVLRYQVMDIEIVLSRSATYVILSVFVVCGYLALVGLLRWLVLPHSNDLAEQAVAAAAAALIVLPLHDRLAKLVNERLFGYRDDPYRVVSALSARLEQTQTPEAMLPALVETIGHALRLPYTAIELERDKGLEVVADYGEPVGEPVRLPLVYQGERIGDLVVCARGAGEEFNDPDLRVLADVARHAGAVAYTARLTTDLARSRSRLVRAREEERRRLLHDLHDGVGPTLAAAALGLQVVRQVMNTNQGAAEEMLSRLEDELQGAIGEIRRVAHGLRPPVLDQLGLATAVREHAATLAGRIGGNGDAPLTISVDVSDQLPPLPAAVEVAAYRIVCEALTNVARHSGAQSCLVRVWLDRDLHVEVLDDGLGLGETRRNGVGLRSMRERAGELGGDFQVESRDKVRGTRVAARLPVPREEA from the coding sequence TGGTGAAGGTGCTGGGCGAGACCCGCGACGGCCCGTTGCGGGTGGGCGACGTGATCATCGCCATCGACGGCCGCGACACCAGCGAAGGCGCCAGGCAGCCGGGCGGCCCGGCGTTCCGGGAGGGCCAGACCCTCGACTACGAGGTGCTGCGCGGGCGCGAGCGGCTGACCATCCCGGTCACCCTGACCCAGTACCCGCTGCTCGGCCAGCTGATCCACAACTGGCCCAACCTGCTGGTGCTGTTCCTGCTCTTCGGCGCCGCGGTCTACCTGTTCGCCCGCCGGCCACGGGACCCAGCCGCACGGGCCGCGGTGGTCGCCTCCTCCATCGCCATGATCACGCTGGCCGGGTCGGGCTACTTCGGCATCGAGGCGCTGGACCTCATCGCGGGCGAGCAGTTCTACCGCTGGTACGGCGGCCAGATCTTCTGGGTGCTGCTGTGGGGCGGCATGCTGCACTTCGCCCTGGCCTACCCCGAGGTGACCACCAAGACCAGGTACGGCCTGCTGCTCGCGCTCGGCTACGGCGGCGGCCTGGTGCTCTACGGGGCCACGGTCGCCATCGGGCTGCCCATGACGGACAACCCGGTGGAGGCGCTCAACGTCTGGGCCTCGCCGATCCGCACCGTGCTCTTCGTCTACCCGCTGCTGGTCTTCGGCGTGCTCGTGCACAAGTACCGCGCGAGCAAGAGCCACCTGACCCGGATGCGGCTGCGCTGGCTGGCCGCCTCGCTCGGCCTGGCCACGGTGCTCTACGCGCTGTTGTGGGGCCTGCCGGTGGCCCTGTTCGGCGAGGAGATCTTCGCCTACCAGTACCACGTCCTGGTGTTCCTGCCGGTGCCGCTGACCGTGGCCATGGCGGTGCTGCGCTACCAGGTGATGGACATCGAGATCGTGCTCAGCCGCTCGGCGACGTACGTGATCCTGTCGGTGTTCGTCGTCTGCGGGTACCTGGCGCTGGTCGGCCTGCTGCGCTGGCTGGTGCTGCCACACTCCAACGACCTCGCCGAGCAGGCGGTGGCCGCCGCGGCGGCCGCGCTCATCGTGCTGCCGCTGCACGACCGGCTGGCGAAGCTGGTCAACGAACGCCTCTTCGGCTACCGGGACGACCCCTATCGGGTGGTTTCCGCGCTCTCCGCCCGGCTGGAGCAGACCCAGACCCCGGAGGCCATGCTGCCCGCGCTGGTGGAGACCATCGGGCACGCGCTGCGGCTGCCCTACACCGCGATCGAGCTGGAGCGGGACAAGGGCCTCGAGGTGGTCGCCGACTACGGCGAACCGGTCGGCGAGCCGGTCCGGCTGCCCCTGGTCTACCAGGGCGAGCGCATCGGCGACCTGGTGGTCTGCGCCCGCGGCGCGGGCGAGGAGTTCAACGACCCGGACCTGCGGGTGCTCGCCGACGTGGCCAGGCACGCCGGCGCGGTGGCCTACACCGCCCGGCTGACCACCGACCTGGCCCGCAGCCGCAGCAGGCTCGTTCGCGCCCGCGAGGAGGAACGGCGGCGGCTGCTGCACGACCTGCACGACGGGGTCGGGCCCACGCTGGCCGCGGCCGCGCTGGGCCTGCAAGTCGTCCGGCAGGTGATGAACACCAACCAGGGCGCGGCCGAGGAGATGCTGAGCAGGCTGGAGGACGAGCTGCAGGGCGCGATCGGCGAGATCCGCCGGGTCGCGCACGGGCTGCGGCCGCCGGTGCTGGACCAGCTGGGCCTGGCCACCGCGGTGCGCGAGCACGCGGCCACGCTGGCCGGGCGGATCGGCGGCAACGGGGACGCCCCGCTGACCATCTCGGTGGACGTCTCCGACCAGCTGCCCCCGCTGCCGGCCGCGGTCGAGGTGGCCGCCTACCGGATCGTGTGCGAGGCGCTGACCAACGTGGCCAGGCACTCCGGCGCGCAGAGCTGCCTGGTCCGGGTCTGGCTGGACCGGGACCTGCACGTGGAGGTGCTCGACGACGGCCTCGGGCTCGGCGAGACCAGGCGCAACGGGGTCGGGCTGCGCTCGATGCGGGAACGGGCCGGTGAGCTCGGCGGTGACTTCCAGGTGGAGTCCCGTGACAAGGTGAGGGGAACCCGCGTCGCGGCGCGGTTGCCGGTGCCGAGGGAGGAAGCCTGA